The Rhodothermales bacterium genome contains the following window.
CTTCCGGGTGTGCACCTACAAATCCCCCGGGGATACCGTAGTGCGAATCATACAGGGACCCTGAGACTCCCAGGTAGCCCCAGGACCGGACAAGACTGGCGCCCAGGGACGCGGTACCCGTGTCCAGGGCGGTGTTGCCTAGTCGACCGTCGGGTGTGGCTACATCACCAGCAGCTCGATATGCGCCGTCCGCCCGGACCACGGCGCTGGTGCCTATCGGAGCCACGACCACGGCGCCGCCCGCCAGGCCTCGACTGGCACTCTGTCCCTGTCCCGAGAGGGTTGTGCGGACTTTGGAAGGCACGGAGCTCGGCACGTAGTCTCGCACCACGTTCACCGCACCGCCCAGCGTATTGGGGCCGTAAATGAGCGCGGCAGGTCCGCGCACGATTTCTATGCGGTCCGCGGTGATCGGGTCTACCACGAGGGCATGGTCCGATGTAGTGGCCGACAGGTCACCCGTGCGGCCTCCATCCTCGAGCACGAGCAGGCGCTCCCCGCCCAACCCGCGCAGCACCGGTCGGGCGGGCGCGGGGCCCATCGACCGCATGGAAAGTCCCGGCTCCTGGTCCAGAGTTTCGGCGATCGTCGTGCCGAGCTGTTGCCTCAGTCGGCCGCCCCGCAGTTCGGAGGCAGCTTCGACAGTTTGCGCACCAAGTCCTTCGTCTACGACTACGACCTCAGCCGATTCGATGACGGAATCGCGCATGCGCAGCGTCAGTTCGAGCGTGTCCCCGGTAGCCACCGTGATGGTGGTTTCGAAGGGGAAGAAGCCGATGCGGAAGGCCTTGAGGGTGAACTGGCCCGCAGGCATTCTCCTGAGCAGGAACGCACCGTTCCCATCCGAAGTGGTGGAACGGTGCGCTTCCTGCACCAGGATCTGAGCAAACTCGACCGGCTCGCCTGAGGACGCACTAACTACGCGGCCCGTCAGCACGCCGGATTGCGCTCTTGCCGGAGCGCTGATCATCCAGATCGCCAGTAGGGCTATGGCGATCCGGATTGTTCTCATTGAACGGTGATCTGAATGGCGTTGCTTGCGCTGACCGGCGGCGTGGTGAAGTCCGCGTGGTCATTGTGAAGCAGGCGCAACTGGAATCCAGTCGTTCCGGCGGATTCACCGTGCAGGTGGAAGGCCCATTTGCCGTCTTCGGAGTGCTGCTCGAATTCGGCGATGCCCTCTGTGGCAAACGCGTGGCCGAGGGAGAACTCCGCTCCGAGATCCTCGGAATGAATCTCCTCACCTTCGTGGCCGAGGAATTCGACCGAGATCAGCGGGGTCTCTTCACCCGCCGAGATGGCGAAACCGCACTGTGCGGTGGCACAGGTGACTTCGCCCTCCAGGACGCGCCAGACTTCGGCGCCATTCATCATGACGGCGATGCCTTCAATTTCGTCTGCATGATCGTCGTGGTCGTCATCATCCACGGGGTTGCTGTCACATGCAGCAAGAAAGAGGACAGCGGGGAGTACAAAAAGGGTGGCCCAGCCGCGGGCCGTAAGGAACGTGGGTTTCATTGTTTCCTGTTCGCAAAGCTTGAGTCAATCGGATCGTTGGGGCGATGGGCTCCGCAACGATCACGTTGCAGAGGCTCAAGCGGCGACAGGGGGGCCACGTATCGGCGCGCGGTCACGTGTGAGCGCACCGGAGGTCTCATGGGATGTCAACCAGGCCTTGCCGAGTCCGCTCAGGTCAACGAGGTCCTCCGCTGTCCCGGATTCGGCGACGGTGCGGGTTACGCAAAGCGTGCAGTCGTCCGGAGAGGCCGCGGACAGGTCGTGCCCATCGCTGAAGCCGCCTTCCGGGCCGTGGTGGTGCTCGGTGCCGGCCCATTCGAGCGCATGCTCAATCTGGTGCAGTGGCGGCGCGAGCACCCACCCGAAGACCAGGAGGGCGAGCAGGGTCAGGGCGCTATGTCGGCGGTGGCTGGAGGCCATGGATACAGGATCTCGGCTAAAGCCCGCCTCCGTGAAGGGGTTCCCGAGTTCGCGGCCGATGGCCATGTTATCCGGGGGCCGGGGCCGCGCTGTTGGCATTGCCACCCGTATACTTCCGGTCACCCCGGTTTGCTTCCCATCGCCTTATCTCGTGATCCCACCCATGTCTCGATTCGGACCCCTTGTTCTGCTGCTTGCGCTGAGCCTGACGTCCTGCACGACCGTCAACGTAGACCCAGGCATGCAGGCCGCTTCCACTCCGACTGCGACGACCGCAAGTCGCCCGGCCACCCCTTCCTCAGCGACTGCTGCGAAGAGTCCATTCAAGAAGGCTTCCGAAGTACTCAAGGACACCCGCAAGGTGGACGGATTTCTGACCTTCAACGTCAAGCGGGACCAGACGACGTATCTGACGCTGCCGCCGAGCCGCATGGACGCCGACATGGGTCTGGTCATGCATTACTCGTCCGGCAACGGCACGTTTGGTATTCAGGAGGGGCTGTACCTCTTCGATACCCGGTTGATGCGTTTCGAACGCGCGGCGGACAAGATCCATCTGGTGCACCGCAATACGCGGTTCATCGCCGATGAGGGCACCGGCATGCAACGCGCGCTGGAGGACAACATCGGACACTCGATTGTGCAGACATTCGACATCGCCGGTTTCGACTCCACGTCGGGCGCCTATGTGATCGACTTCACGCCTTTCCTGGTGTCCGACTATGCCGACATCGCGAGAGGCACCCGCTTCTACTTTCAGAGCCAGCGGGAGGCGCGGTTCGACAAAGGATCGAGCTGGGTGGAGCGCGTGCAGTCTTTCCCGAACAACTCGGAAATAGACGCGATGCTGACATTCCGGCCGACCGCTCCGGCCACCGCACAGGCGATCGGGATGGCGGATGCACGCTCGTTCTCGGCAGGGGTCCGGTACTCCTTCTTTGGACTGCCGGAGGTGCCCATGGCTGCCCGCGCCGCGGACAATCGCATTGGCTACTTCATCGATGCGGCGAAGGATTTCTCACAGGACAAGGCCTTCGATCCCATGGTGCGCCACATCAATCGGTGGCGACTTGAGAAAAAGGACCCGAGTGCCGAACGGTCGGAGCCGGTCACGCCGATCACCTTCTACATCGACTGGTCGGTGCCGGAAGAGTATCGGCCGTATGTGCACGAAGGTGTTGAGGCCTGGAACAAGGCGTTCGACGCGGCCGGATTCATCAACGCGATTCGCGCCGTGGACCCGCCGAAGGATGATTCCACGTGGAGTGCAGAGGACATTCGTTACTCGACCATCCGCTGGACCGCGGCATATCGCATGGGGTTTGCAATCGGCCCATCGCAGACCGACCCCCGCACCGGTGAAATCCTGAACGCAGACATCCTGCTCTCCAGCGAGTTTGTGAGCGGTTGGAGCAGCGAGTACGACGAGCTTCTGGAGACCAGGAGTTTCGAGCAGATGGAGGCGGAAATGGCCGAGTCGCTGGCGTTCGGTCTCCATGAGCGGATCTGCACCAACCAGATAGGGCGCCAGCAGTCCATGGGCTTGCTGAACGCCACGCTGCTGAGCGACGGTGTGGTTGCGAAGACCGGCGACATTCCGCTGGAGCTGATCGGAGTGCAGCTGCGTGACCTCACCATGCACGAGGTGGGGCACACGCTCGGTCTCATGCACAATTTCGAGTCCTCATCGGCGATCGACTTCGGCATGCTGCAGGACAAGGACTACACGCGGCAGAACGGCGTGTACTCGTCGGTCATGGACTACGCCATCGTCAACATCAATCCCGACCGGGAGCGTCAGGGCTACTACGTCAACCCGGAGCCGGGTGCGTATGACGTGTTTGCCATTCGCTTTGGCTACACCCCGGAGGAAGACAAGATTCCAGGCATCCTTGCCGAGTCGGCCAACCCGCTGCACATCTACGGCTCGCACGAGGACGGGCCCAACACCGGAATCGACCCTTACGTGAACACCTGGGATCTGTCGAGTGACCTGCTGGCTCACGCGCGGACACGCGCTGAGCTCGTCTCGGACATTGAGCCGAACCTGACCGAGCGCATGGTGGCCGATGGAGAGTATTTCGATGCCCTCCGCGGTGCGTACGCCGGGCTGCTGTTCGAGCGCTACAACACCGTGAACCACGCCACCAAGCTCGTCGGCGGTGTGCGGCTGAACCGCCTGCACAAAGGGCAGGGGATGGAGCCTATGGTGCCGCTGTCCGCGGCTGAGCAACGGGAGGCCGTTGAGTTCGTCATGAGCCAGTTCATAGACGATGGGGTCATCGTGCCGAACGAGACGCTGCTGAACCGGTCGGTCCCGAGCATGCATCTGGACTTCGAGCGGCGCCCGACGGGGGCGCGCGACATTCAGATTCACAACCGGGTGGCCCAGCTGCAGGGCATCCTGCTCTCGAATCTCACGTCAGCCACGCGCCTCACGCGCATGATCGACAATGAGGTCCGTATGCCGGGTGGGGCAGAGGCCTACACCGTTTCCGAGCTCTTCGGAACCATGACGGACCGTATCTGGAGCGAGTTGTCGCACGAGAACGTCATGATCAGCTCGATTCGGCGCAATGTGCAGCGCGCCTACGTGGACCGGATGACCCAGATCATGCTGAATGACCGGCCGTTCCCCTCATCGCCCAGCTGGCCTGAGGACGCTCGTTCGATCGCGCGACTGGATCTGAGCAACGTGAACGCGCAGATCGAATCGGCGCTGTCAGCAGGGATTTCGGATCGCACGACGCGGGCGCATTTGATGGAGTCGCACGCGAGGATTCATCAGGCACTGACGCAGAGTATCAGCAAGTCGCTGGACTAGAAATACTCCCGGCCGGGTGCCCGGGGTGTCCTGACGTTGTGCCAGGTGTTTTCCGGGTTGCCTCACGCTTGCTACTTGAGGTAGTTGGGTTTAAGAAACCTTCAGCTCCGACGTGCCGATACACCTAGAACCATTCCGGGACGGCCTTCTGGTTACCTGCACCGGGAGCGTGCACATCGCCGAGATCATGGAATCCCACGCGGCGAAGTACACCTCTGGCAGGAACTCCCGCTTCGTCCTGTGTGATCTGACCGACCTCGACGAACTTGCGGTGACGCACCGCGAGCTTGCCTTTGTTGCGATTCAAGACGCAAAGGTGGGCGCCAGGGCCCAGGGCATTCCGCTGGCGGTGGCTGTCACCCGTGCGGATATTCGGCGATCTGTCCTGGAGTATGGCGGAAACGTGGTGCAGGCCGGAGGCGGCGACCCCCGCTGGGCGCTGGAAGTGTTTCCGGACATGGAGGCCGCGAAGGCCTGGTGTCTCGAGGAGGCGGTGAAGGCGGCCTGAGGGGCGGCCTCTTCGGTGGTGCGGTTGCTTGGGGGCTGGGCTCGGCTCTTGTGGGGGCGGCGCGACCTCTGCGAGCGCCCGAGTGGAAAAACCGCCCCCGTTTCCACAAAGCTCCCGTTTCAGGCTTGCCCGAGGTGGACTCAGGCGGCGTATTACACTTGGGGTAGCGCCGGCCGGCAGGCGATGTGGAATCGGGCTATCGGATTCCGTTTAGGCCGGTGCGGGATGGGGCTCGGAGAGCGCACCTCTTGTCACACTGGCCGAAAGGAGTGCCGCCTGGAAGCAGTGATGGCGGTATGGGTGTCTTCCCGGCACCCTCGGCCACGCTCAGCTTAGTTCAAGGGTTTGTCGGTTGGAGTTTCAGGGATCTCCCGGTTGCCTGGTGGCGGGCTGGATGATTTACCTGACAGGAGCTACACGCCGGACTCATGCCAATTCACTCGAAACCCCTTCGAGACGGTCTTCTGGTCACCTGCACGGGCAGCATCCGTATCGGCGAGTTCATGGAAACGCATGCTGCCAACTATGCGTCTGGCGTGAATGCTCGGTTTGTCCTAGCTGACCTTACTGGAGTTGACGAGTTGGATGTCACCCTGCGTGAACTTGCCTTTCTGGCCGTACACGACGCGGGCGCGGGGGCAATGGCTCAGGGGGTGCGGATTGCGATTGTGGTCAAGAACGAGGCAATCAAGTCGAAGGTATTTGAATACCGGCGGAACGTGGCTTCAGCGGGTCGGGACAACACGGGCTGGGCGATGGAGCTGTTTCCCGACATGGATTCCGCGGAGGCCTGGTGCCAGGCTGAGGTCGTCGAGAAGTAGCACGTGCCCGCGCCAACGCCGGGACGGCCTCATCGGAAAGACCGTCCCGGCGTCAGGCTGGCGCTAGCTCGACTCTTCGTCCCCATCGCTTGGCGGACGGAGAGGGACTTAGCTATTCCCCGTCCCCGGTGGCCTCCGTCACCACGACGTAGTTGCCGAGGAGTAGATCCAACTCCAGCGTGAGCTCGGCCTCGTAGTCAGGCCCGGAGTACCCAAGGTGCCGGAATGCCTCTCGCCCATCGGGGTCCAGTACAACGGTAGTGGGAATGCCGCGCACCCGGAAGGCGGTGGTCATCACCTCGTTGTGATCCATGGTGTAGGGGAATGCGTAGTCCTGCTTTTCGGCAAACTCGCGGGCATCCTCGATGGTGTTGCTCCAACCGGTGTTGACGACGAGGAACTGCACGCGCGGATTGTCCTGGTACTTGAGATAGGTTTTGTTCAAGTCAGGAAACGCTTTCAGACAGGGGCCGCACCAGGACGCCCAGAAATCAATCACTACCACTTTTCCGCGCAGGTCGGCGCCGGAAACGGTCTGACCTGACGCCAGCATGGTGGTTTCAAATGCTGGCGCGAGTTCGGTCCCGCGCTCCGCCACGAGCTCCGCCGCCCGCTTGACCCGCCAGGCCGCCTCGATGTCCGCCACGGCCTCGTAGTAGCCCTCATCGCTCCCCTTCCAGCCGATCCAGGACGACTTCAGGCCGGCGCGGGCCTCCTCGTGAGCTGGGGAAAGCATCGCCACGGCCTCGAAGCGCTCAAACGCTTCCTCGTGCCGGTCCCCAAGAGCCAGGGTCTGGCCAAGAAGCAGAATGCCCTCCTCCGAGTCGCCAAGCAGCGCCTCCGCGTCCATCGCAATGCGCACGCCGCGGTCCACATTCCCCGACATCGCCTCCACATAGCCGCGCGCTACATCATTAGCGGCGGCTACGCCGTCAAGGAACGCCTCAGCCTCGGCTTCCTTGCCATACATCGGACGGGCGCGGAACGGCTCTCGGGAGATCGGCCGCATGGAGTCGTAGCCGTACTCGTCGGCCTCCACCTTCTCCGCCCGACGCACGTAGGACTCGGCACCTTCCAGATCGCCGGCGCGGGCCAGCGCAATCGCTACCCGGCGGAGCTCCGACGACGCCCGGCCATACATGTCGTCCCAATCAACCTGGTCGGCCATGCGGGCAATGCCCTCGGCATTCTCGGCGTCGATGTACGCGCTCAAGAGGGTGCGCTCGTACCGGTCTGCCATGGTTCTATCCCGGAAACCCGCGGACGCATTGCCCCACTCGGCAAGGAACCCTTCTATCAACTCAACCTTGTTGGCCGCATCTTCCTCATCGGAAAGCTTCTCGGCAAACGCCTCGCGCGCCCAACGCGCCTCAAAGTCCCGGTTCGGCGGTTCCGCCTTGTACCGCTCCTCGATGGACTCCGCCTCATCGTTCAACTTGGCCGTTTCCAGGGCACGCACGGCCAGGCTGAAGTTCTCCATGGACTCCGGATCTTCGGTCAGAAGCTCGTCCGCCATCGCCCGGGCTGCCTCCTGAATCGGCTCCAGCTCGAAACCGAGCAGAATCTGGTTGCGCCAGATTGAAATCTGCAGTCCGGAATTCTCCGGATCACGCGCCAGGTCGGCCATCAGGTAGCCGTTGCGAAGCGCGATGGGGTCCACGCCCGCGGGCAAAAACTGCTCCTTCAGTCGTCCGATCCACGAGGTGGTGTACTTGCCTTCCTCGTCCAGCACATAGAGCTCCCAGTACTGGCCGCCGTTCGTGTCCGTCCTGCCGTCCGCACTTTCTACGCTCAGCAGCGCGCCGCGGCTCATGTCCTCGTAGGTTTCGTAGCGGACGGTCCATCCCTTCCGGGTCTTCCGCATCGGGATGCGCTCGGTGCCCTCATCCATGTACGCGTGGTCCACCAGGAACAGGTCGGCGGCGTCCTGGATAGCGGCCCCGTGGGCATCCGGATGGTAAGTGAACACCACGGTCTCTCCGGCGCGCGGCATGGCCGGATCCATGGTCAGAATCTGGGCCCAGGCGGCAGTCGCGCCGAGAGCCAGAACAAGCAAGAGGGAGGTCAGACGTTTCATGACAGCGGAGGGTTTGGGTGACGCCCCCCAACCTCCCCCTCGCACGCACCGCGCTCTACGGGATATCTCGCATAGTCTTGCACGGATCTCTGCGCGAAGGCTCAGCAGCCCGCCTGAGGCGGCGCGAGATACCGTCAGGCCTGCTGGCGGAATGCGCTCGGAGATGTCCCGTAAACAGCCTTGAAACAGCGATTGAAGTAGCTCAGGCTGTTGAAACCGACGGCGTAGGCCGCCTCGGAGATGGTACAATCCTCGCGCTCGAGCAGGGCCACGGCGTGCTCCAGGCGAACCCGCCTCACCAGTTCGGTTGGCGTCACGTCGGCCTCGGCCTTGAGCTTGCGGTGGAGCTGCGAGTAGCTCAGCCCAACCTGGGCGGCGAGGTCCTCCGAGGTCAGGTCCGCATCCGCCAGGCGCTCCTCCACGACAGCGCGGACCTTGCGCTCAAACGGTCCGAAAGGCGCCTCGGGCTCTGCGGAGACCTGCATCGCCCCCCGAAGCCGATCCACCAACCTGCGCCGTGACTCGAGGACCCCGGCCATCTCGGCCAGCAGCAGCGCGGGATCCAGCGGCTTGGTCAGATACCGGTCTGCGCCGCTTCGCGCACCCTCGAGGCGATGTTCGTCGTCGGCCAGCGCCGTCAGAAAGATGAACGGCAGGCCCTCGGTATCGGGCGTTGCCTGAAGCGCCCGGTGAAGCTCCATCCCGTCCATCCGCGGCATCATCACGTCGCAGACAATGACGTCGGGCAGGAGGCCTCTCTCCACGTGATCCAGCGCATCCCGCCCATCGACCGCTTCCACAACCGCATAGGTCGCCTGGAGCGCCGACCTCATGAACGTTCGAATGTCCTCGTTGTCATCCACGAGCAGAGCGGTCGGGCGGTCTTCCTCGCCCGGCGCGGGGCTCGGATCCGCACCAAGGTCGGCGGTCGTGGACACGGGCCCGTCGCCCCGCACATCCGGCGTGATAGTTTGACGTGCGCCGTCCAGCTGGTCAGGAACGAGCGGCATTCGCACGAGGAATGTGGAGCCGTGGCCCTCGCGACTCTCCACGGAGACGTGCCCTCCGTGCAGCTCCGCAAGTTCCTTGACGAGGCTGAGTCCGATCCCTGTCCCCTGGTAGCGACGGGTGGAAGTGGGGTCGGCCTGGTAGAAGCGATCGAAGATCAAGGGGAGCTTGTCGGCGGCAATGCCGATGCCAGTATCGCGCACCTCGATAAGGGCATGCTCACCCGCTGAACGAACGTTCACGAAAACGTGCCCGCCGCGGTCGGTGAACTTGACGGCGTTCGAGACCAGATTGGTGACGATGCGCTCCATGAGACCGCGATCAAACAGCGCAAACAGGGGCGGTGCGGCACCCACAATCAGCGTCAGCCCTTCGCGCTCGGCCAACGCCGTCATTCCGAGCGCAGTCTGACGCACGTGGGCGGACAGATCGATGCACTCGGGCTCATAGGGCAGGGTCTTGCTCTCCAGACGGGCCAGCTCCAGAATGCGGTTCACCATCCCGAGAAGCCGGTCTGCGTTGCGCTGCATGAGCTCGAGCGATTCCCGGTCCGGATGGCCTTCCCGCGCCAGAAGCTGCCGGAGTGGACCGATGATGAGTGTCAGCGGCGTCCTGAACTCGTGACTGACATTGGCAAAGAACCGGCTCTTGGCCATGTTCAACTCGCGAAGCTCGGCCGCCTGTCTTTCAGTCAGCTCTTTCTCTCGTCGAAGGTCCAGCGTGCGCTCCGCCACCTGGGCGTTCAGGCGACGCTCCCGCTCCCTGGCCTGCCGGGACACAAGTCGTCCGGCCCCGAAAACGAGTCCTACGGCCGCAAGCACCATGAAGAGCCTGAAAGCCAGCGTCTCGTACCAGAACGGCAGAATCGTGATGACCCTCGCCGCCACCGGCGCAGCGTCCGCATGGGCGCGCGCGCGCACCTCGAACGTGTAGGCTCCGGGATCAAGGTTGGTAAAGGACACCTCGCGGGCGGGTGTCACGCGCCATTCGTGATCGTATCCCAGCAGGCGATACTCGAATCGGAGGCGCTCGGGCGCGGTGAAGTCCGGAGCCGTGAATCGAATGCTGAAGTCCCGCTCGTCGGGGGCCAGCGTCGGCCCGGCCACTGAGCCGTTTGCACTCATCCCGAGGATCGCGGCCCTGGGGGGCGGCCGCTCCGAAATGCGTGCTGGGTCAAACTCGGCCAGGCCTCCCTGCGTGGGAAACCAGATGTGCCCATCGCTGGACTTGAGGCCGGCGCTGCTGTAGCCACCGTTTCCCTCGCGGTTCGCCAGCCCCTCGCGATCGGTGTAGACTACCGGCTCCACGCGAGCACGGAGCCCATCGGCCACCGCATTCAACTCGTCCTTCCAGACCCAGAACACCCCGTAGTTGGTGTTCATCCACAATCGCCCAAAATCATCCTGGAGCACGGCGTGAAGTCCGTTCCGGAAGAGCCCCTCCCGTTCGGTGAAGTGCACGATACCGACCGGATCCGCGGTGTCGCGGTCCAGATCGACCCGGTTCAGACCGTTGTCCTCCGTGGCCACCCACAGGCGGTCCGGAACGTCCGGATCGGTCAGGATCCAGCGAATGGTATTGCTCCCCAGGCCCTGCTCGTGGCCGTAGAAGGTGAAAGCGCCGTCCTTGTGCCTGGCGATGCCCCGCTTCTCGCTGCCCAGCCAGACGACGCCAGGCTCCGATTCGGCCACGGTGCGGAACTGGGCGCCCTGATGGACGAGCGATGAGCCCGTGCCCTCGATCACCCAGAGGTCCCTTCCCGGCGCCGCGAGCCAGATGCGACCCAGGGAGTCCTCGAAAATGGCCCGTACGGGCCCCCCGCGGTGGTTGTAGGGTACGCGCTGCCACTCGTCCGGGCGAGGCAGGCGATGCGGCACCGTCCGGGTCCAGTGGCTGTCGAGGAACAGCCGGCCATCCCTCGCCGCCATCCCGACAGGGTGCCCGTCCGAACCCGGGACCTCCCTCCAGGCTCCGTCCGTGAACACCCAGTCGGTCACCAGGCCCCACGAAGACGTCCACATCCTGCCATGTTGGTCCTCAATGATGGTGTAGACGTTGTCGTCGCCGATGCCCGTGTGCATCCGGACCTCGGACGGGATGTAGGCGTGCAGGCCCTTCTCGCTGCTGGCCCAGACGGTCCCGTTCGCGTCTTCGATCAGTCGGGTGAAGTTGGTGCCCTCGTCCAGGACCGTTCCATTGCGAACCAGGGTCGTTCCGGTGGCCATCCAGAGAATGCCGCGGCTGTCCACGAACTCGTGGCAGCCTCCAGCCCGAAGGGCCGAGAGCCGGGTGATCTTGCCGTCGTGATAGCGCCAAAGGCCATCCCGGGCGCGTCCGATCACAAACGCTCCGCCCGGCTCCCGTGCAAAACAGTTCCAGCCTCCCTCCAGTTCGAGGAACCACGTCGGGAGGTCCATGGAGACGCGCTCAAACCGGCTCCCGGAGAGGCGATACAGGGCCCCATCCGGTTCGAGGTGCCAGACCACACCCTCCG
Protein-coding sequences here:
- a CDS encoding TlpA family protein disulfide reductase — encoded protein: MKRLTSLLLVLALGATAAWAQILTMDPAMPRAGETVVFTYHPDAHGAAIQDAADLFLVDHAYMDEGTERIPMRKTRKGWTVRYETYEDMSRGALLSVESADGRTDTNGGQYWELYVLDEEGKYTTSWIGRLKEQFLPAGVDPIALRNGYLMADLARDPENSGLQISIWRNQILLGFELEPIQEAARAMADELLTEDPESMENFSLAVRALETAKLNDEAESIEERYKAEPPNRDFEARWAREAFAEKLSDEEDAANKVELIEGFLAEWGNASAGFRDRTMADRYERTLLSAYIDAENAEGIARMADQVDWDDMYGRASSELRRVAIALARAGDLEGAESYVRRAEKVEADEYGYDSMRPISREPFRARPMYGKEAEAEAFLDGVAAANDVARGYVEAMSGNVDRGVRIAMDAEALLGDSEEGILLLGQTLALGDRHEEAFERFEAVAMLSPAHEEARAGLKSSWIGWKGSDEGYYEAVADIEAAWRVKRAAELVAERGTELAPAFETTMLASGQTVSGADLRGKVVVIDFWASWCGPCLKAFPDLNKTYLKYQDNPRVQFLVVNTGWSNTIEDAREFAEKQDYAFPYTMDHNEVMTTAFRVRGIPTTVVLDPDGREAFRHLGYSGPDYEAELTLELDLLLGNYVVVTEATGDGE
- a CDS encoding zinc-dependent metalloprotease; the encoded protein is MSRFGPLVLLLALSLTSCTTVNVDPGMQAASTPTATTASRPATPSSATAAKSPFKKASEVLKDTRKVDGFLTFNVKRDQTTYLTLPPSRMDADMGLVMHYSSGNGTFGIQEGLYLFDTRLMRFERAADKIHLVHRNTRFIADEGTGMQRALEDNIGHSIVQTFDIAGFDSTSGAYVIDFTPFLVSDYADIARGTRFYFQSQREARFDKGSSWVERVQSFPNNSEIDAMLTFRPTAPATAQAIGMADARSFSAGVRYSFFGLPEVPMAARAADNRIGYFIDAAKDFSQDKAFDPMVRHINRWRLEKKDPSAERSEPVTPITFYIDWSVPEEYRPYVHEGVEAWNKAFDAAGFINAIRAVDPPKDDSTWSAEDIRYSTIRWTAAYRMGFAIGPSQTDPRTGEILNADILLSSEFVSGWSSEYDELLETRSFEQMEAEMAESLAFGLHERICTNQIGRQQSMGLLNATLLSDGVVAKTGDIPLELIGVQLRDLTMHEVGHTLGLMHNFESSSAIDFGMLQDKDYTRQNGVYSSVMDYAIVNINPDRERQGYYVNPEPGAYDVFAIRFGYTPEEDKIPGILAESANPLHIYGSHEDGPNTGIDPYVNTWDLSSDLLAHARTRAELVSDIEPNLTERMVADGEYFDALRGAYAGLLFERYNTVNHATKLVGGVRLNRLHKGQGMEPMVPLSAAEQREAVEFVMSQFIDDGVIVPNETLLNRSVPSMHLDFERRPTGARDIQIHNRVAQLQGILLSNLTSATRLTRMIDNEVRMPGGAEAYTVSELFGTMTDRIWSELSHENVMISSIRRNVQRAYVDRMTQIMLNDRPFPSSPSWPEDARSIARLDLSNVNAQIESALSAGISDRTTRAHLMESHARIHQALTQSISKSLD
- a CDS encoding helix-turn-helix domain-containing protein — encoded protein: MRPSVCIVIASLVVALDPSRAHAQDDTRFIHRFWGVEDGLPVNAVRDLAQDERGFLWLATVEGLVRFDGQEFTVFNAGNSDGFPNNRLLRVAAVSGGQLLIELEGTGLFVRQPDGSFGPLLVGGEVINGWIKRFERGVRSSGPNVVVDVHQGGWYPGQKPRWLAFSESGVTNIEGPAEMRLPEAPGVEVTVWIRDGRLAVTKDNIRGYIDWTEGEARPLRGVDGRFLAGGPIYEHPEGVVWHLEPDGALYRLSGSRFERVSMDLPTWFLELEGGWNCFAREPGGAFVIGRARDGLWRYHDGKITRLSALRAGGCHEFVDSRGILWMATGTTLVRNGTVLDEGTNFTRLIEDANGTVWASSEKGLHAYIPSEVRMHTGIGDDNVYTIIEDQHGRMWTSSWGLVTDWVFTDGAWREVPGSDGHPVGMAARDGRLFLDSHWTRTVPHRLPRPDEWQRVPYNHRGGPVRAIFEDSLGRIWLAAPGRDLWVIEGTGSSLVHQGAQFRTVAESEPGVVWLGSEKRGIARHKDGAFTFYGHEQGLGSNTIRWILTDPDVPDRLWVATEDNGLNRVDLDRDTADPVGIVHFTEREGLFRNGLHAVLQDDFGRLWMNTNYGVFWVWKDELNAVADGLRARVEPVVYTDREGLANREGNGGYSSAGLKSSDGHIWFPTQGGLAEFDPARISERPPPRAAILGMSANGSVAGPTLAPDERDFSIRFTAPDFTAPERLRFEYRLLGYDHEWRVTPAREVSFTNLDPGAYTFEVRARAHADAAPVAARVITILPFWYETLAFRLFMVLAAVGLVFGAGRLVSRQARERERRLNAQVAERTLDLRREKELTERQAAELRELNMAKSRFFANVSHEFRTPLTLIIGPLRQLLAREGHPDRESLELMQRNADRLLGMVNRILELARLESKTLPYEPECIDLSAHVRQTALGMTALAEREGLTLIVGAAPPLFALFDRGLMERIVTNLVSNAVKFTDRGGHVFVNVRSAGEHALIEVRDTGIGIAADKLPLIFDRFYQADPTSTRRYQGTGIGLSLVKELAELHGGHVSVESREGHGSTFLVRMPLVPDQLDGARQTITPDVRGDGPVSTTADLGADPSPAPGEEDRPTALLVDDNEDIRTFMRSALQATYAVVEAVDGRDALDHVERGLLPDVIVCDVMMPRMDGMELHRALQATPDTEGLPFIFLTALADDEHRLEGARSGADRYLTKPLDPALLLAEMAGVLESRRRLVDRLRGAMQVSAEPEAPFGPFERKVRAVVEERLADADLTSEDLAAQVGLSYSQLHRKLKAEADVTPTELVRRVRLEHAVALLEREDCTISEAAYAVGFNSLSYFNRCFKAVYGTSPSAFRQQA